Proteins co-encoded in one Bos taurus isolate L1 Dominette 01449 registration number 42190680 breed Hereford chromosome X, ARS-UCD2.0, whole genome shotgun sequence genomic window:
- the SERPINA7 gene encoding thyroxine-binding globulin precursor (The RefSeq protein has 2 substitutions compared to this genomic sequence) — translation MPLFSLVLLILGLHCAPPNSCEGKITSCLSPQQNATLYKMSSINADFAFNLYRRFTVEIPDQNIFFSPVSIPAGLAMLSLGACSSTQTQILEGLGFNLTDTPVAEIQQGFQHLICSLNFPKKELELQMGNALFIGKQLKPLEKFLDDVKNLYETEVFSTDFSNVSAAQQEINSHVEKQTKGKIVGLIQDLKPNTITVLVNYLCFKAQWANPFDPSKTEEGSSFLVDKTTTVQVPMMHQMEQYYHLVDTELNCTVLQMDYSKNALALFVLPKEGQMEWVEGAMSSKTLKKWNRLLRKGWVDLFVPKFSISATYDLGDILLKMGIQDAFADNADFSGLTKDNGLKVSNVAHKAMFYIGEKGTEAVPEVRFLNQPETTLLHPIIQFDRSFLLLILEKNTRSILFLGKVVDPTEA, via the exons ATGCCACTGTTCTCTCTGGTTCTCTTGATACTTGGGCTTCATTGTGCACCACCTAACAGCTGTGAAGGCAAAATAACCTCCTGCCTTTCCCCCCAACAAAATGCCACTCTCTATAAGATGTCATCTATCAATGCTGACTTTGCATTCAACCTGTACCGGAGGTTCACTGTGGAGATTCCAGATCAGAACATCTTCTTTTCCCCTGTGAGCATCTCTGCAGGATTGGCCATGCTCTCCCTTGGGGCCTGCTCCAGCACCCAAACTCAAATCCTGGAAGGCTTGGGGTTCAACCTTACAGACACCCCAGTGGCAGAGATCCAGCAGGGCTTCCAGCACCTGATCTGttcactgaattttccaaagAAGGAGCTGGAATTACAGATGGGAAATGCCCTTTTCATTGGGAAGCAGCTGAAACCGCTGGAAAAGTTCTTGGATGATGTCAAGAACCTCTATGAGACTGAAGTCTTTTCTACCGACTTCTCCAATGTTTCTGCAGCCCAGCAGGAGATCAATAGTCATGTGGAGAAGCAAACCAAAGGGAAAATTGTGGGCCTAATCCAAGACCTCAAACCGAACACCATCACGGTCCTGGTGAACTATCTTTGCTTTAAAG CCCAGTGGGCAAATCCTTTTGATCCATCCAAGACAGAAGAGGGTTCCAGCTTCTTAGTGGACAAGACCACAACAGTGCAAGTGCCCATGATGCACCAGATGGAACAATACTATCACCTGGTGGATACAGAGCTGAACTGCACAGTGCTGCAAATGGACTACAGCAAGAATGCTCTGGCACTCTTTGTCCTTCCCAAGGAGGGTCAGATGGAGTGGGTGGAAGGGGCCATGTCATCTAAAACACTGAAGAAGTGGAACCGCTTACTGCGGAAGGG GTGGGTTGATTTATTTGTTCCAAAGTTTTCCATTTCTGCCACATATGACCTTGGAGACATCCTTCTGAAGATGGGCATCCAGGATGCTTTTGCTGACAATGCTGATTTTTCTGGACTCACAAAGGACAATGGTCTTAAAGTTTCCAAT GTTGCCCACAAGGCTATGTTTTACATTGGTGAAAAGGGAACTGAAGCCGTTCCTGAAGTCAGATTCCTGAATCAGCCTGAGACAACTCTTCTTCATCCTATCATCCAATTTGATAGATCTTTCCTGTTGTTGATATTGGAGAAAAACACTAGGAGTATTCTCTTTCTAGGGAAAGTTGTGGACCCAACGGAAGTGTAG